Sequence from the Capsicum annuum cultivar UCD-10X-F1 unplaced genomic scaffold, UCD10Xv1.1 ctg51974, whole genome shotgun sequence genome:
GTTGTTATTGCCATTACGTGGTCCTTAAATTAGAAAACAATTGTGTTCTAATTGTGATACCTAATACTAGACTAAATACTATCATGTTGTCGATATGGAAGCACCTTGATAGCCATGTTTTCTTGATAATTGTGGACTCCATATTAGCATGAGCAGAGGTAGGTACAACTTATTGGCAGTGGGTGCATCTGAACTTCAAAAGTAACTCGCCCTCCAAGAAAGGGGGATGAAGAGTAGCTTTCTTATTTGTAGGTTAATCGTAAGCTAGATAAGCACATAGTAGACAGGAAAGAGTTCGGGACTGTTGAAAGATGCTTTAAGAATGCAGactgtttttccttttttttccagCTTTTCTTTTTTACGTACAAATCCTAGCCAAATTGGGATTCCAATtttggtaggaaactaattagttattttaattttggtagaaaTAGGTTGTTTCTTTTATAGTAGgtttgtcctatttttagttgtaatagcaactatttaagttgctagttgatgatcaataatatacaaCTTTCACCAGAAAAAAATTAACATCTCAGCATATTCTCTTCTTTAAACTCCATCTCTGTTTCAACGGCTAGCTTTTGAATTTAATTCCCGCGTTATTTTCCTTTAACGGTTttaaaccaacaattggtatcgGAGCTTTAATCTTGAGGTACATGTGAGTGTGTGCATCAATCTAATCCAGTGGATACCATGAACGGAGAAACAAATTTTTCTTCAGTGGCACCACCAACTTTCGATAGAGAAAGTTATCAAATCTGGGCAGTTAGAATACAGATAGATGTGCAAGCTTTGGATCTCTGGGAAGCTATTGAAGATGAATACGAGATAGCTCCCTTGCTGGATAATCCCACGGTGGTGCAGATTAAAACTCACAAGGAGAGGAAAACTAGGAAATCAAAAGCAATGGCATGCTTATTTACTGTAGTTTCATCTAATATCTTAACTCGTATTATGTCTTTGAAATTAGCAAAAGAGGTATGGGATTATCTCAAGACCGAGTATGAATGAGATAAAAGGATTCGAGGGATGCAAGTGTTGAATCTGGTACGTGAGTTTGAGCTGCAAAGGATGAAAGAAAGTGAAACCATAAAGGAGCACTCTGACAGACTTCTTAATTTAGCAAATCACATCAGATTGTTGGGTTCCACTTTCATTGATTCAAGGATCGTTGAGAAAATCCTAGTAACGGTACCTGAAAGATTTGAGGCTACCATaacaatcttagaaaatactaaGGACTTGTCCAAAATCACACTTGCAGAGCTCTTAAGTTCTTTTCAAGCGCAAGAGCAAT
This genomic interval carries:
- the LOC124892918 gene encoding uncharacterized protein LOC124892918 — its product is MQVLNLVREFELQRMKESETIKEHSDRLLNLANHIRLLGSTFIDSRIVEKILVTVPERFEATITILENTKDLSKITLAELLSSFQAQEQWRVMRQEGAVEDALPAKYHDDGRYKKNKK